A genomic segment from Pseudomonas sp. S09G 359 encodes:
- a CDS encoding AraC family transcriptional regulator, whose product MTPPQDKGTTSIALVHEALHSARHRCLDLSVALANAEIDPLLLDAPKARVSATAFARLWVELADLLDDEFFGIDSHPMRRGSFKLMCQALLDCTTLGHALHRMLAFLRLVLDDVHGELVVKDEKAFIVLHDKGVLRRLFAYGTWFILVHGLSCWLVNQRIPVHKLSFRAPKPADQSDYRMRFCEDIDYDASTTWISFDKKCLDMKISQSGATLGPFLKETPASLLVRYRNDDSLSAQIRRYLRGLAPECWPERDDLAGVLHMSNSTLQRRLQAEGTHYQNLKDDLRRDMAIDLLSRGEMTVTQVATATGFQETSAFHRAFKKWTGVSPGAYRRGQLDE is encoded by the coding sequence ATGACACCCCCACAGGACAAAGGCACCACCTCCATTGCCCTGGTGCATGAAGCGTTGCATAGCGCCCGACACAGGTGTCTTGACCTGTCCGTGGCCCTGGCCAACGCAGAGATAGACCCCCTGTTGCTCGACGCGCCAAAAGCCCGGGTGTCGGCGACCGCCTTCGCCCGTCTGTGGGTGGAGTTGGCCGACCTGCTGGACGACGAATTCTTCGGCATCGACAGTCATCCCATGCGCCGCGGCAGCTTCAAGCTGATGTGCCAGGCGCTGCTCGACTGCACCACTCTAGGCCATGCTTTGCACAGAATGCTGGCGTTTCTGAGGCTGGTCCTGGATGACGTGCATGGCGAACTCGTGGTCAAGGACGAGAAGGCGTTTATCGTTTTGCATGACAAGGGCGTACTACGCCGCCTATTTGCCTACGGCACCTGGTTTATCCTCGTACATGGGCTTTCCTGCTGGCTGGTCAACCAGCGTATTCCCGTGCACAAATTGAGCTTTCGCGCGCCCAAGCCCGCGGATCAAAGCGATTACCGCATGCGCTTCTGCGAAGACATCGACTACGACGCCTCTACAACCTGGATCAGCTTCGACAAAAAATGCCTGGATATGAAAATCAGCCAGTCGGGCGCCACCTTGGGCCCGTTTCTCAAGGAAACGCCTGCCAGCCTGCTGGTCAGATACCGCAACGACGACAGTCTCAGCGCACAGATACGACGTTACCTCCGGGGTTTGGCCCCGGAGTGCTGGCCCGAACGCGATGACCTCGCCGGGGTGCTGCATATGTCCAACTCCACATTGCAGCGCCGCTTACAAGCCGAAGGCACGCATTACCAAAACCTCAAGGACGACCTGCGCCGCGACATGGCGATTGACCTGCTCTCCCGTGGCGAAATGACGGTCACACAGGTCGCGACCGCCACCGGTTTCCAGGAAACCAGCGCTTTTCACCGCGCGTTCAAGAAGTGGACCGGTGTGAGCCCCGGGGCGTATCGACGCGGTCAGCTCGACGAATAG
- a CDS encoding autotransporter domain-containing protein: MNITDTRVRSILIAGVLSLSSYSAQGNSFYSFGDSLTDNGISVREFGAAIGNAPGRYPGADGKFTNGSTWAEVLPGLSGLAFSDTNGYAIGGAKSGYTGFDDALVGAPTGFLTQIEKFSSDVVSGKKSLSKNDLIGIWIGTNDIFDDASLAALDTYVSNIETGIRTLQALGAHNFVLIGSDDVSLLTDPSLAADPALEALSISAKTFNQQLLALNISNVNIYYFDVLNLLKNTVSDPAKYGFTHITSLDNCEANQCDTLSLAQQNTYLMKDSIHYTDRFERLIASYIANIINARNTLSVQSTMVGSAGNHFLQPLISRYDLRGIDIEARNQASPWTVFINGGVANGADHSQMPGPGLDPGKDTFKNNAISIGVDYRLSSEWTLGAALNYSDIESRQASKGGSNTALQMGQAAVMASFAAQGTFINMGLAYGAGQFDISRAGVFDNLAASPDANVLSAAVRAGQWFRFESVELAPVVGLDYWRSRISGYTEQGDSLLRMGVRGQQYEQLNASLGGQIGKRVNSHGVSVESLLRLTAEQALTDSHRTLESYQRNAPNFNIKTPVNGANERPFGRLSAQVDIHLPSGWGLNLNAMGTFGNQQDDRSIMAGFSYDL, from the coding sequence GTGAACATCACAGACACGCGAGTCCGCAGTATCCTGATCGCCGGCGTATTGTCGCTATCGTCTTACTCCGCCCAGGGCAATTCTTTCTATTCCTTTGGCGACAGCCTCACCGACAACGGCATTTCTGTGCGTGAATTTGGCGCAGCCATCGGCAACGCGCCTGGTCGCTACCCGGGCGCGGATGGGAAATTCACCAATGGCAGCACATGGGCCGAGGTCCTACCGGGCCTGTCCGGGCTGGCCTTCAGCGATACCAACGGTTATGCAATCGGCGGCGCAAAGAGCGGATATACCGGTTTTGACGACGCCTTGGTGGGGGCGCCCACCGGTTTTCTGACCCAAATAGAAAAGTTCAGCAGTGACGTGGTCAGTGGAAAAAAATCCTTGAGCAAAAATGACCTGATTGGCATCTGGATTGGCACCAACGATATTTTCGATGATGCGTCCCTCGCCGCATTGGATACCTACGTCAGCAATATAGAAACCGGCATCCGAACACTTCAGGCACTGGGCGCACATAACTTTGTGCTGATCGGTTCTGATGACGTCTCGTTATTGACAGACCCTTCGCTCGCGGCAGACCCGGCCCTTGAAGCGCTTTCAATTAGTGCCAAGACCTTCAACCAGCAATTGCTGGCGCTTAATATTTCCAACGTTAACATCTACTATTTCGATGTACTGAATTTACTAAAAAACACGGTAAGTGACCCCGCGAAATATGGTTTCACTCATATCACCAGCCTGGATAACTGCGAGGCCAACCAATGCGACACACTGTCCCTTGCGCAACAGAACACCTATTTAATGAAGGACAGCATTCATTACACCGATCGCTTTGAAAGGCTGATTGCGAGTTATATCGCCAATATCATCAATGCTCGAAACACCCTCAGCGTGCAATCGACCATGGTCGGTTCAGCAGGCAACCACTTTCTTCAGCCGCTGATCAGTCGATATGACCTGCGGGGTATCGATATTGAGGCGCGTAATCAGGCTTCACCCTGGACAGTTTTTATCAACGGTGGCGTCGCTAATGGGGCCGACCATTCGCAGATGCCCGGGCCTGGGCTCGACCCTGGAAAAGACACCTTCAAGAACAACGCCATCAGTATCGGAGTCGACTACCGACTCTCAAGTGAATGGACGCTCGGCGCGGCTCTTAACTACTCAGATATTGAATCGAGGCAAGCAAGCAAAGGTGGCAGCAACACCGCATTGCAGATGGGCCAAGCCGCGGTCATGGCGAGCTTTGCCGCACAAGGGACATTTATCAACATGGGGTTGGCCTATGGCGCCGGCCAGTTCGATATCTCACGGGCAGGCGTGTTCGACAACTTGGCTGCCTCACCCGATGCCAATGTGCTGAGTGCCGCAGTACGTGCCGGACAATGGTTTCGCTTTGAGTCCGTTGAGTTGGCCCCGGTGGTCGGCTTGGATTACTGGCGTAGCAGGATCAGTGGCTACACTGAGCAAGGCGATTCGCTGCTGCGCATGGGCGTGCGCGGCCAGCAATACGAACAGCTGAACGCCAGCCTTGGGGGGCAGATCGGCAAGCGCGTCAACAGCCACGGGGTATCCGTTGAGTCACTGCTGCGCCTTACCGCAGAGCAGGCCCTTACCGACAGTCATCGAACCCTTGAAAGCTATCAGCGCAACGCGCCTAATTTCAACATCAAAACACCTGTCAACGGGGCGAACGAAAGACCGTTCGGGCGGCTGAGCGCGCAAGTCGATATCCATCTGCCATCAGGATGGGGCTTGAACTTGAATGCGATGGGTACCTTCGGCAACCAGCAGGATGATCGCTCGATAATGGCTGGCTTTAGCTACGATCTCTGA
- a CDS encoding TetR/AcrR family transcriptional regulator, with translation MPVSERRSHFIQYRPQVLELLASKGFSQVGMRELASSLGLSPGALYHHYPSKQELLFDLIEELYEELLAGVASVRRAAVKKPEKLNLLIQVHLRLHAEMPWHLRLAERAIRCLTEEQQQRLYRLREDYEGGLHMTLGAPAQIVDPQAVPIAKMIANLLQCAPAWLTGLALDQHQQHEFLQDFLTTAINKLLTHKRTTLSRLV, from the coding sequence ATGCCTGTTTCTGAACGACGTTCGCATTTCATCCAGTACCGTCCTCAGGTGCTGGAACTGCTGGCCAGCAAAGGTTTCAGTCAGGTCGGCATGCGTGAACTTGCCTCCTCCCTGGGCCTGTCACCGGGTGCGCTTTATCACCATTACCCCAGTAAGCAGGAGCTGTTGTTCGACCTGATTGAAGAGCTGTATGAGGAGTTGCTTGCCGGCGTCGCTAGCGTGAGGCGCGCAGCGGTAAAAAAGCCGGAAAAACTCAACCTGTTGATCCAGGTACACCTGCGCCTGCATGCAGAAATGCCGTGGCACTTGCGCCTCGCGGAGCGCGCCATTAGGTGCTTGACCGAAGAACAACAGCAGCGCTTGTACAGGCTGCGTGAAGACTACGAAGGCGGTCTTCATATGACCTTGGGCGCACCTGCCCAGATCGTTGATCCTCAAGCAGTACCGATTGCCAAAATGATCGCCAACTTGCTGCAGTGCGCGCCCGCCTGGCTGACGGGTTTAGCGCTGGATCAGCACCAACAGCATGAATTCCTACAAGATTTCCTCACCACGGCAATAAACAAGTTGCTAACACATAAACGTACAACTCTCAGTCGTTTAGTTTAG
- a CDS encoding MFS transporter, translated as MPPVNVYTLAGESTFNGFHRLILFWCVLILIIDGYDLAVVGAALPAIMQDMGIDATSAGVMAGSALLGTMLGAIFLGTLADRIGRPKMIAICVALFSLFTAAAGLTSDPFSFSVSRFIAGLGIGGVLPIVTAQMGEFSPARLRTRLVTLVFAGYSVGGILVAFTGKHLIESHGWQSVFFVAGLPVLLIPLILKMMPESMAYLLKQGRQAELRGIVLRINPTLELSDETLLAGHPAEAKAALDSPIKGLFSEGRGFSTLMIWAAFMTGLFMVYALNSWLTKLMAMSGHSLGSALNFVIVFNVGAIVGAIGGGWLSDKLNIKHVLIAFYVVGALALTAMAFTRSTELLFVVVFIVGASTLGTQLIAYAYAGDFYPTPIRSTGVGFASGVGRVGAIIAPVLIGWLVSLALPLEQNFMVIALAGLLGALAVTFVNQSRADSQRVSKLTALTR; from the coding sequence ATGCCACCAGTGAACGTCTATACGCTCGCAGGCGAATCAACATTCAACGGGTTCCACCGGCTTATTCTGTTCTGGTGTGTGCTGATCCTGATAATCGATGGGTATGACCTCGCCGTGGTCGGTGCCGCATTGCCCGCCATCATGCAGGACATGGGCATTGACGCAACCAGTGCAGGGGTCATGGCCGGTTCGGCGCTGCTGGGTACGATGCTCGGCGCAATCTTCCTGGGCACCTTGGCAGACCGCATCGGCCGACCGAAGATGATCGCCATCTGCGTCGCGCTGTTTAGCCTGTTTACCGCTGCAGCGGGGCTGACCAGCGACCCCTTCAGCTTCAGTGTTTCGCGCTTCATTGCCGGCCTCGGCATTGGCGGCGTACTACCGATTGTCACCGCACAGATGGGCGAGTTTTCGCCGGCCAGGCTGCGCACGCGCCTTGTCACCCTGGTGTTTGCCGGATACTCAGTGGGCGGCATTCTGGTTGCATTCACCGGTAAGCACCTGATCGAGAGCCATGGCTGGCAGTCGGTGTTCTTTGTGGCAGGGCTGCCGGTACTGCTGATTCCGCTGATTTTGAAGATGATGCCGGAGTCCATGGCGTACCTGCTCAAACAAGGCCGCCAGGCTGAGCTGCGCGGTATTGTGCTGCGAATCAACCCCACGCTTGAGCTGAGCGATGAGACGCTGCTGGCCGGTCATCCGGCAGAGGCCAAGGCCGCCCTCGATAGCCCGATCAAAGGCCTGTTCAGCGAAGGGCGCGGTTTCAGTACCCTGATGATATGGGCGGCGTTCATGACCGGACTCTTCATGGTCTACGCGCTCAACTCCTGGCTGACCAAATTGATGGCGATGTCCGGCCACAGTCTTGGCTCGGCATTGAACTTCGTCATTGTGTTCAACGTTGGGGCGATTGTGGGTGCGATCGGCGGCGGTTGGCTGAGCGACAAGCTCAATATCAAGCATGTGCTGATTGCGTTTTATGTCGTCGGTGCACTGGCGCTCACTGCGATGGCCTTTACTCGCTCCACCGAATTGCTGTTTGTGGTGGTGTTCATTGTCGGCGCCTCGACGCTGGGTACGCAGTTGATTGCCTACGCCTATGCCGGGGATTTCTACCCAACTCCAATCCGTTCAACAGGCGTAGGGTTCGCATCGGGGGTTGGCCGAGTCGGCGCAATCATCGCCCCGGTGCTGATCGGCTGGCTGGTGTCACTGGCCCTGCCCCTTGAGCAAAATTTCATGGTGATCGCGTTGGCGGGTCTGCTTGGCGCGCTGGCGGTTACCTTTGTCAATCAGTCACGGGCCGACTCACAAAGGGTCAGCAAGTTAACGGCACTCACGCGCTGA
- the actP gene encoding cation/acetate symporter ActP → MKASSLLFATAVLCLCSFAVLAQTSQAVARQPNMTAIAIFLAFVVTTVGITYWAAGRTRSAADFYTAGGGISGVQNGFAIAGDYMSAAVLLGVSSMVFSTGFDGMIYSVSAILGWPLIMFLMAERLRNLGRYTLADIIAYRLDPVTTRLFSAFSSFVIVCFYLIVQMVGAGQLINLLFGLDYEVAVVCVGVLMVVYVTFGGMVATTWVQIIKAGLLLSGGILLTGLAFQHFGFSMERMIDSAVATHQSGQLILGPLKIATDPVSMISLSLGLVFGIAGLPHIMMRFFTVPDAKAARKSVLVAYGLIGLFFILVCILGTAAISIVGTDPSYFDQGVIGGPLVGGVNMAIMHLAQALGGDLMFGFLAAVAFATILAVVSGLALAGASAISHDLYANVLCKGKPDSGKEMRVSRWATVILGVLAVALGILFKGQNVAFLVALAFGIAASSNFPILLLAMYWKGLTSRGALWGGLSGLVSSLALVLLSPGVWVKVLHHPEALFPYDYPALFSMPLAFAVAWGVSCLDRSPSTTTERDAYEQQSVRAETGWGAEKAAQH, encoded by the coding sequence ATGAAGGCCTCTAGCCTGTTATTCGCCACGGCGGTGCTGTGCCTGTGCAGCTTTGCGGTCCTGGCACAAACAAGCCAAGCCGTGGCGCGCCAGCCCAACATGACTGCCATTGCGATTTTCCTGGCCTTCGTCGTGACTACTGTCGGCATCACCTACTGGGCAGCGGGCCGAACGCGCTCAGCGGCGGATTTCTATACCGCCGGCGGCGGCATCAGCGGGGTACAAAACGGTTTTGCGATTGCCGGCGACTACATGTCCGCCGCCGTGCTGCTGGGTGTTTCGAGCATGGTGTTTTCAACCGGTTTTGACGGCATGATTTACTCGGTCAGCGCGATTCTTGGCTGGCCCTTGATTATGTTTCTGATGGCCGAGCGTCTGCGCAACCTGGGGCGCTACACCCTGGCCGACATCATCGCCTATCGCCTCGACCCGGTTACCACTCGCTTGTTTTCGGCGTTCAGCTCGTTCGTCATCGTATGCTTCTACCTGATTGTGCAGATGGTCGGCGCCGGGCAATTGATCAACTTGCTGTTCGGCCTCGACTACGAAGTTGCAGTGGTCTGCGTCGGTGTGCTGATGGTGGTGTACGTCACTTTCGGCGGCATGGTGGCGACCACCTGGGTGCAGATCATCAAGGCCGGGCTGTTGCTCAGTGGCGGCATCCTGCTGACCGGGCTGGCATTCCAGCACTTTGGCTTCAGCATGGAGCGCATGATTGACAGCGCCGTCGCGACACACCAGAGCGGACAGCTGATTCTCGGGCCGTTGAAGATCGCCACGGACCCGGTGTCGATGATTTCCCTGTCCCTGGGGCTGGTGTTCGGCATCGCCGGTTTGCCGCATATCATGATGCGTTTTTTCACCGTTCCGGACGCCAAGGCGGCGCGCAAATCGGTGTTGGTGGCCTATGGCTTGATCGGTCTGTTTTTTATCCTGGTGTGCATCCTCGGCACCGCTGCCATCAGCATCGTCGGCACCGACCCCAGCTACTTCGACCAAGGCGTGATCGGCGGGCCACTGGTGGGCGGCGTAAACATGGCAATCATGCATCTGGCGCAAGCCTTGGGCGGTGATTTGATGTTCGGCTTCCTCGCCGCCGTCGCCTTCGCGACGATCCTGGCCGTGGTGTCGGGCCTGGCGCTTGCCGGCGCGTCCGCCATCTCCCATGACCTCTACGCCAACGTGTTGTGCAAGGGCAAACCCGACAGCGGCAAGGAAATGCGTGTCAGCCGTTGGGCCACCGTGATCCTGGGTGTGCTGGCAGTTGCGTTGGGTATTCTGTTCAAGGGGCAGAACGTGGCGTTCCTGGTGGCGCTGGCCTTTGGTATTGCGGCCTCGTCAAACTTTCCCATTCTGCTGCTGGCCATGTACTGGAAAGGCCTGACCAGCCGTGGCGCACTGTGGGGCGGGCTGAGCGGTTTGGTCAGTTCCCTGGCGCTGGTGCTGCTGTCGCCGGGGGTATGGGTCAAGGTACTGCATCACCCCGAGGCCTTGTTCCCGTACGACTACCCCGCCCTGTTCTCGATGCCGTTGGCCTTCGCCGTCGCGTGGGGCGTTTCCTGCCTGGATCGCAGCCCGAGCACAACTACCGAGCGGGATGCCTACGAGCAGCAAAGCGTGCGCGCCGAAACCGGCTGGGGGGCGGAGAAAGCCGCACAACACTGA
- a CDS encoding AMP-binding protein yields the protein MISGLEHNPANHVPLTPVGFLDRAALVHPERIAIIHGDVRRTWAHTRERCYRLASALVSRGVQPGETVSILSPNTPAMIEAHFGIPLSGAILNTINHRLDADGIAFILQHSECRLLLVDCEFMAVAGAALSKLERPPAIVMIRDHLATPWTGAQAPDYESLLTQGDPQFEGVRPATEWQPIALNYTSGTTGDPKGVVVSHRGTYLMSLLQMTNWPLPQTPRYLWTLPMFHANGWCFTWAITAAAGTHICLRKVTAEAVLDAIAEHHADHFCAAPTVMAMIANTPAPPPLPHPVRVLTAGSPPPASVLDAVVAMGFQVDHVYGITEVAGTPISCVWQDGWDQLDATDKARLRVRQGARAAAFEGLMVADGETLEPVPHDGQTTGELLLRGNTVMMGYLKNPSATQKAFEGGWFHTGDVAVVHPDGYLQITDRCKDVIISGGENISSVEIEDILHGHASVLHAAVVAQPDNKWGEVPCAFIELKSQAPVPSEAELIAYCQARLARYKCPSRVIFGEVPKTATGKIQKFILRQLAGSQEAITRLASAG from the coding sequence ATGATCAGTGGACTTGAGCACAACCCGGCCAACCATGTGCCCTTGACCCCCGTGGGGTTCCTGGACCGTGCTGCGCTGGTTCATCCGGAACGTATTGCGATCATTCACGGCGACGTGCGGCGCACGTGGGCACACACGCGAGAACGCTGTTATCGCCTCGCTTCAGCGCTAGTCAGCCGGGGCGTACAACCGGGTGAGACAGTGTCAATCCTCTCGCCGAATACCCCGGCAATGATCGAGGCCCACTTCGGCATTCCGCTGAGCGGTGCCATTCTCAATACCATCAACCATCGCTTGGACGCTGACGGCATTGCGTTCATCTTGCAGCACAGCGAGTGCAGGTTGTTATTGGTCGATTGCGAGTTCATGGCCGTGGCAGGCGCGGCACTGTCCAAGCTTGAGCGGCCGCCGGCCATCGTGATGATTCGCGATCACCTGGCCACCCCCTGGACAGGCGCGCAGGCACCGGACTATGAAAGCCTGCTCACGCAAGGCGACCCGCAGTTTGAAGGCGTAAGGCCCGCAACCGAGTGGCAGCCCATCGCGCTAAACTACACCTCAGGCACCACCGGCGATCCCAAAGGCGTGGTGGTCAGCCACCGTGGCACGTACCTGATGAGCCTGCTGCAAATGACCAACTGGCCGCTGCCGCAAACACCACGGTATTTGTGGACGCTGCCGATGTTCCATGCCAACGGCTGGTGCTTCACCTGGGCGATTACCGCTGCGGCAGGCACTCATATTTGCCTGCGCAAAGTCACCGCCGAGGCGGTGCTGGACGCCATCGCCGAGCACCACGCCGACCATTTCTGCGCGGCACCAACGGTGATGGCGATGATTGCCAATACGCCAGCGCCGCCGCCATTACCGCACCCGGTTCGGGTGTTGACCGCCGGCTCGCCGCCTCCGGCCTCCGTGCTGGACGCGGTAGTGGCCATGGGTTTCCAGGTGGATCACGTGTACGGCATCACGGAAGTGGCGGGCACGCCCATCAGTTGCGTCTGGCAAGACGGTTGGGACCAACTCGACGCGACCGACAAAGCCCGGCTGCGCGTCAGGCAAGGCGCTCGGGCGGCGGCATTCGAGGGTTTGATGGTGGCCGACGGCGAAACCCTTGAACCTGTCCCCCACGATGGCCAGACCACCGGTGAGCTGTTGCTGCGTGGCAACACCGTGATGATGGGCTACCTGAAAAACCCCTCAGCTACGCAAAAAGCTTTTGAAGGCGGGTGGTTTCACACGGGAGATGTCGCCGTGGTACATCCCGACGGCTACCTGCAGATCACCGACCGCTGCAAAGACGTGATTATCTCTGGGGGCGAAAATATTTCTTCAGTGGAAATCGAAGACATCCTCCACGGCCACGCATCGGTGCTGCACGCCGCCGTAGTGGCGCAGCCGGATAACAAATGGGGCGAAGTACCCTGCGCCTTCATCGAGTTGAAAAGCCAGGCACCGGTGCCGAGCGAAGCGGAACTGATCGCTTATTGCCAGGCACGACTGGCGCGCTACAAGTGCCCTAGCCGGGTGATATTTGGGGAAGTGCCCAAAACGGCAACTGGAAAAATCCAGAAGTTCATCCTACGCCAACTGGCCGGTAGCCAAGAGGCGATCACCCGCTTGGCTTCCGCCGGCTGA
- a CDS encoding DUF485 domain-containing protein: MSLHPAYQALRSSPRYRELVRRRTRLTFTLSAIVLGLYSLFVAAVSWFPHVLLHVPVGGGITVGIWSALILIVGSWLLTGLYVFRANHVFDKLNRALLSEVQP; the protein is encoded by the coding sequence ATGTCATTGCACCCTGCCTATCAGGCGTTGCGCAGCAGCCCGCGTTATCGCGAACTGGTCCGGCGTCGCACTCGCCTGACCTTCACCCTCAGTGCCATTGTATTAGGGCTTTATTCGCTGTTTGTCGCGGCGGTGTCCTGGTTCCCCCATGTCCTGTTGCATGTGCCTGTGGGCGGTGGCATCACGGTGGGGATCTGGTCGGCACTCATCCTGATTGTCGGCTCCTGGCTCTTGACCGGGCTGTATGTGTTTCGCGCCAACCACGTGTTCGACAAGCTGAACCGGGCGCTGCTGTCGGAGGTGCAACCATGA
- a CDS encoding 4-oxalomesaconate tautomerase, with the protein MAQTRIPCLLMRGGTSKGAYFLADDLPQEPALRDRVLLAVMGSPDARQIDGIGGGDSLTSKVAIIRPSSRAGADVDYLFAQVLVDEPRIDYGQNCGNILAGVGPFAIERGLVAAIADVTPVRIYMENTGQIAIAHVPTSDGEVRYDGDARIDGVPGQAAPLIVEFKDIAGASCGALLPTGSARDVIDGVEVTCIDNGMPVVLINAQELGCSGYESPAQLDVNASLKQRLESIRLQAGRRMNLGDVSQRNVPKMCLIAPPQIGGAISTRSFIPHRCHTSIGVFGAVSVAAASLIEGSVAEGMAVVEEGDMKRLSIEHPTGEFTVEVRLKDGKIAGCGLMRTARLLISGIVFVPSGLWRDMPIG; encoded by the coding sequence ATGGCGCAGACCCGCATTCCCTGTCTGTTGATGCGCGGCGGTACGTCGAAAGGCGCTTACTTTCTGGCCGACGATTTACCGCAAGAGCCTGCGCTGCGAGACCGCGTGTTGCTGGCGGTGATGGGCTCGCCGGATGCGCGGCAGATCGACGGCATTGGCGGTGGTGATTCACTGACCAGCAAAGTGGCGATCATCAGACCGTCAAGCCGCGCGGGTGCAGATGTCGATTACCTTTTCGCCCAGGTGCTGGTGGATGAGCCGCGCATCGATTACGGTCAGAACTGCGGAAACATCCTCGCCGGTGTCGGCCCGTTCGCCATCGAGCGCGGGTTGGTGGCGGCGATAGCCGACGTCACCCCAGTGCGGATCTACATGGAAAACACCGGACAGATCGCCATCGCCCATGTACCAACCTCTGATGGTGAGGTGCGCTATGACGGCGACGCGCGTATCGACGGCGTGCCAGGACAGGCCGCACCATTGATTGTCGAATTCAAGGATATCGCTGGCGCCAGTTGCGGCGCCCTGTTGCCGACCGGCAGCGCCCGGGACGTGATCGACGGCGTTGAAGTGACCTGCATCGATAACGGCATGCCCGTAGTGCTGATCAACGCGCAAGAGCTTGGTTGCAGTGGCTATGAGAGTCCTGCGCAACTCGACGTCAATGCTTCACTGAAACAGCGTCTGGAGTCCATTCGACTGCAAGCGGGGCGACGTATGAACCTGGGAGATGTGAGCCAGCGCAACGTGCCGAAGATGTGCTTGATTGCACCACCGCAAATAGGTGGGGCCATCAGCACACGCAGTTTCATTCCCCATCGATGCCACACCAGCATTGGTGTGTTTGGCGCCGTCAGTGTAGCTGCTGCCAGCCTAATTGAAGGCAGTGTTGCGGAGGGCATGGCAGTTGTGGAGGAAGGTGATATGAAGCGCTTGTCGATCGAACACCCGACGGGCGAGTTTACTGTTGAAGTACGGTTAAAGGATGGGAAAATAGCGGGCTGCGGGTTGATGCGCACCGCCAGACTTTTAATCAGCGGCATCGTATTCGTTCCGTCAGGTCTATGGCGTGATATGCCAATCGGTTAA
- a CDS encoding nitroreductase, producing the protein MDRLSPPPLSALQLQRTVDWTISSRRSVRAFLPTAVAHEEIEAILDIARFSASGVNMQPWRVHVVTGDAKEQLSQAIAAVDNDPQLSRDMQDPYEYYPREWTTPYLDRRRKVGWDLYGLLGIAKHEKQRMHQQHGRNYRFFDAPVGLLFTVDKVLEQGSLLDYGMFLQSVMLAALGRGLHTCPQAAFLKYHPVIAQTLNIPADQMLVCGMSLGYADPQAIENTLVTAREPVSAFAVFHNNNKETCP; encoded by the coding sequence TTGGACCGCTTGTCACCACCGCCGCTGTCTGCGCTGCAACTGCAGCGCACTGTTGACTGGACTATCAGCTCACGTCGCAGTGTCAGGGCGTTTCTTCCGACGGCCGTGGCCCATGAGGAAATCGAGGCCATTCTGGATATCGCACGCTTCAGTGCCTCAGGCGTGAATATGCAACCGTGGCGGGTGCACGTGGTGACCGGTGACGCCAAGGAGCAGCTGTCGCAGGCCATCGCCGCTGTCGATAACGACCCGCAACTCAGTCGCGACATGCAGGACCCCTACGAATACTACCCGCGCGAATGGACCACGCCTTATCTGGATCGCCGACGCAAGGTGGGTTGGGACCTCTACGGGTTGCTGGGGATTGCCAAGCACGAAAAGCAGCGTATGCACCAACAGCACGGGCGCAACTACCGTTTCTTCGATGCCCCGGTTGGCCTGCTGTTTACCGTCGACAAGGTATTGGAGCAAGGCAGCTTGCTGGACTATGGCATGTTTTTGCAAAGCGTCATGCTGGCCGCGCTCGGGCGCGGTTTGCACACCTGCCCGCAGGCGGCGTTTCTCAAGTACCACCCGGTTATCGCGCAGACGCTGAACATTCCCGCCGACCAGATGCTGGTGTGTGGCATGAGCCTGGGCTATGCCGACCCCCAGGCGATTGAAAACACGCTGGTCACCGCACGGGAACCGGTCAGCGCTTTCGCTGTTTTTCACAATAATAATAAGGAGACCTGCCCATGA